One window of Cydia pomonella isolate Wapato2018A chromosome 5, ilCydPomo1, whole genome shotgun sequence genomic DNA carries:
- the LOC133518269 gene encoding frizzled-7-B → MMGRLCILLILKVLCSLVVTETSRVTVLQGDSLPHHGRCEPITIPLCQQIQYNQTIFPNLLNHANQKDAGAEIHQFTPLIKVNCSPDLKFFLCSMFAPVCTILDKPIQPCQHLCESARHNCDELMANFGFSWPDYLDCSKFPVATDEHVICVGDNNATHDSRKPTEHKHRKVDYKSNIENDPAKLPGAKDYGFVCPAQFEVPKSFDLDYSLIVGDKIQPDCGAPCDGMFFKQDAKKFSRLWIGIWATVCALSCLFTVLTFLIDTDRFRYPERPIIFLSVCYLMVACSYIMGWGAGDSVSCQGPFPSTHGGSRLTNPMLITQGTKHEPCTILFMVVYFFSMASSIWWVILTLTWFLAAGLKWGHEAIEANSQYFHLAAWAVPAIKTISILAMGKVDGDVLSGVCYVGIWNAEALRGFVLAPLCVYLVLGTVFLLAGFVSLFRIRTVMKHDGTKTDKLEKLMIRIGVFGVLYTVPALIVIACLFYEQAYFDSWMVTWHRDMCSSSLYSIPCPFTRQETERPKFEMFMIKYLMTMIVGITSSFWIWSSKTLVSWRQFFDKIKGRRVEAYV, encoded by the exons ATGATGGGGAGATTGTGTAttcttcttattttaaaagtgCTATGTTCACTAGTTGTTACTGAAACTTCACGTGTTACTGTTTTGCAAGGTGATTCTTTGCCTCACCATGGACGTTGCGAACCTATTACAATTCCACTCTGTCAACAGATTCAATACAATCAAACGATATTTCCGAATTTGTTAAATCACGCGAATCAGAAGGATGCTGGAGCAGAAATTCATCAGTTCACTCCCTTGATAAAGGTGAATTGTTCGCCAGACCTGAAGTTTTTCCTGTGTTCAATGTTTGCTCCTGTATGTACAATTCTAGATAAACCCATTCAGCCCTGCCAACACCTCTGTGAATCCGCGAGGCACAATTGTGATGAATTaatggcaaattttggattctCATGGCCCGATTACTTAGATTGCTCCAAGTTCCCAGTGGCAACAGACGAACATGTAATATGTGTCGGTGATAACAATGCTACACATGACTCTCGCAAGCCCACAGAGCACAAGCATCGCAAAGTTGACTACAAATCAAATATTGAAAATGACCCAGCTAAGTTACCTGGTGCAAAAGATTATGGCTTTGTGTGCCCAGCCCAATTTGAAGTACCTAAAAGCTTTGACTTGGATTATTCCTTGATAGTTGGAGACAAGATTCAACCAGATTGTGGAGCACCTTGTGATGGAATGTTTTTCAAACAAGATGCAAAGAAGTTTTCAAGGCTGTGGATTGGAATCTGGGCAACTGTGTGTGCATTGAGCTGCTTATTCACCGTGTTGACATTTTTGATTGATACTGATAGATTTCGCTATCCTGAAAGGCCTATTATTTTCTTGTCAGTTTGTTACTTGATGGTAGCCTGCAGCTACATCATGGGTTGGGGTGCTGGTGATAGTGTGAGCTGCCAGGGCCCTTTCCCCTCCACACATGGAGGGTCAAGACTTACCAACCCTATGCTTATTACCCAAGGAACCAAGCATGAACCATGCACCATCTTATTTATGGTTGTATATTTCTTTAGTATGGCTTCAAGTATCTGGTGGGTGATATTGACCCTGACTTGGTTCTTAGCTGCTGGACTGAAATGGGGCCATGAAGCTATTGAAGCCAACTCACAGTACTTTCATTTGGCTGCTTGGGCTGTACCTGCAATCAAAaccatatcaatattagcaatGGGAAAAGTTGATG gTGATGTCTTGTCTGGAGTTTGTTATGTGGGAATTTGGAATGCAGAAGCACTACGAGGATTTGTTCTAGCACCATTATGTGTGTATTTAGTGCTTGGTACTGTATTCCTACTGGCAGGGTTTGTCTCTCTATTTCGCATTCGAACAGTCATGAAACATGATGGCACCAAGACTGATAAACTTGAGAAGCTAATGATTCGGATTGGTGTTTTTGGTGTACTGTATACTGTGCCAGCTTTAATTGTGATAGCATGTTTGTTTTATGAGCAAGCATATTTTGATAGCTGGATGGTGACCTGGCATAGGGATATGTGTTCTTCATCTCTTTACTCCATACCATGCCCTTTTACCCGCCAGGAGACTGAGCGGCCGAAATTTGAAATGTTCATGATAAAATATCTCATGACTATGATTGTTGGCATAACGTCTAGTTTTTGGATCTGGTCTAGTAAAACTTTAGTGTCATGGCGCCAATTTTTCGACAAAATTAAAGGTCGAAGAGTTGAAGCTTATGTGTGA